TGGAGTTAATACTATAATTAAAAGTGTAAATTCAATTATTGATGTAGCAAAGAAATCTGGAGTAGAGATTGAAACTGGAGATGCTGGTGGTCAAGTAGAAAATGCTAATGGACTTAAAGTAGTGGTTCACAATGCTGCTGCTGATGCTAATACGGGTTCTAAACTTGCTGAAGAGGTAGCTAAGGCAGATTCATGGGCTATGATTGATAAGATTAAAAATGCTAAAACCGATGGAAATGCTGTTGATGCTGCTGGTGCAGAATCTGGTCCACTTGCTCTTGGTGGTAATACTCAGAATGATAATGGAACTGCAAAAACCAATGCTGACCTAGCAGCTGCTGTTGCTCTTAAGGCTATGACTAAGGGTGGTAAATTTGGTGCTAATGCAGCAGATGCAGAAATAGTTAAATCAGCTGCTGTAAGTGCTGTAAATAAGGTTTTAGGAATACTTGATTTTATAATTAGGAAAACAGTATCAAGCAATCTAAATAAGATAAAAGAAGCTGTTAAGGGAATACAATATTCTGAAACTACTATTGAATCAACTGAAGCTGGTGCTGCTCAACCTACTGCTACTAAATAAATTATCTAATTAAATAATCTAAATAAAGTCATTTAAGGAAAACTATTTCTCTCTTTATGAGATTTGTTTTCCTTTTATTTGTATTTTTGTCCCCTTGAGGTAATAAGGAGGCACGTGATAATGAAAAGAATTACTTTATGTGCGTTATTAATGACTTTATTTTTACTTCTTAGTTGTGGCAGTGGCAGTGGCAGTGGCAGTGGCAGTGGCAGTGGCAGTGCTAGTGCTAGTGCTGAGGATCCTAAAACCACTTTCTTAGATTCATTAGTTAAGATAGGTCATGGATTTCAAGAGGTTTTTGGCATCTTTGGGAATGCTATTGGAGACGCTTTGGGACTTACAGCAGTTAAATCGGGTGATAAGAAAAGTAAAGTTGGTGAACACTTTAAGACTATAGGTGATGGGCTTTCAACTACTAAGGAGAAGTTAAAAGCGCTATCAGATAAAATATCTGAAGCAAAGAATGCTAATATCAGTACAATTGATGCTGTTAAGAGTGCAATTAGCAGTGCTAGTGATGTGTTTGAACGACTAATTAGCTCTGTAACCAAATTATCGGGGATAACTAATGATGGTGCTGACATTGGTGATAATGCTAATGCTGTTCCTGGTGCTGATGAAAAGGCTGGGGTTGAAGCTATTATTGCAGGAGTTAGAGATATTATTGGAGCAGCTGATAAGTCTGGTGTAAAAATTG
This genomic stretch from Borrelia puertoricensis harbors:
- a CDS encoding variable large family protein, with protein sequence MMKRITLCALLMTLFLLLSCGSGSGSGSGSGSGSASASAEDPKTTFLDSLVKIGHGFQEVFGIFGNAIGDALGLTAVKSGDKKSKVGEHFKTIGDGLSTTKEKLKALSDKISEAKNANISTIDAVKSAISSASDVFERLISSVTKLSGITNDGADIGDNANAVPGADEKAGVEAIIAGVRDIIGAADKSGVKIESGNSGGPIATAANTTDALAVLGGNTANASAGAGDKLASEVAKADPWAIIDKIKNAKATDGIQLDAGEKDAGILAASNNNASANAGAKSNADLVAAVALKAITKGGKFSANAADTDAVKAAALSAVNKVLGILDLIIRKTVASELDKIRKAVKGIQYFETTTESTETSAIQPTVVK